One genomic window of Punica granatum isolate Tunisia-2019 chromosome 1, ASM765513v2, whole genome shotgun sequence includes the following:
- the LOC116189850 gene encoding GBF-interacting protein 1-like isoform X1 encodes MSSSGGGARVSIPDNVRKTIQNIREISGKQHTDEDVYAMLKDCAMDPNETAQKLLYLDTFHEVKSKRDKRKETTNSKVPDSKLTLDQGRGARGNRNPSVSHASSGGPKNPPYQREKRTSNFTERGSGPAPLPQQKTKDNAGTHVTKAPVVVANGPSNLSNGISTYAPTPESSVDDIVIVSEASASGVSSAWDPVIAPPLPRQSSAGPVKREIGLKRMPSANSVYKKKVTNKSEATEKDQGSQPPQPSFTVNEDQSLTTDPSSGKVDGPVEEASISLEVITSKVASVKVESGSQSLPTSTVTDSQHVTFPNHFQVSEAFKNGLTFGSFDANFGARTEVVTDPVGNDKSNFVAESSQESDENVEESSPRNHLIVDIGDHPQPSSLGHEEVPPSSEEKVLGSGDFTHGEPKQDTLLPPEGPPNPVVQDGPSNSFGFIPPMLANPNVVHSEGSEPQARDISRPSYFVNGNGPVLSSPSPTPTPAAQSSMSVSPQPIPVFRQPYPLNYFPYGHYLTPVYMPPIHQLLSHNAFAQQPSAGNLYLPPTMSAPGVKLPFPMFKPGTNTATPIGIPSGYGGYGSTSMGYTASAAVTSGTSASNEDLAASQLKENHIYSTAQLQSEGPAVWIPPLGQDLTSLQVNSLYNLPQGQHVTFSPAQAGHGAFGMQQPPQTMAGAPTAHPLLQQSQGGTVETVGLPSGAYQLPQHAQINWNANF; translated from the exons ATGAGCAGCAGCGGCGGTGGCGCTAGGGTTTCGATCCCGGACAATGTGCGGAAGACGATTCAGAACATCAGAGAGATCAGCGGGAAGCAGCACACTGACGAGGATGTCTACGCAATGCTCAAGGATTGCGCCATGGATCCCAACGAGACCGCCCAGAAGCTCCTCTATTTag ACACATTTCATGAGGTCAAAAGCAAACGAGACAAGAGGAAGGAG ACTACAAATAGCAAGGTGCCTGATTCTAAATTGACATTGGATCAGGGACGAGGTGCTAGGGGCAATAGAAATCCTTCTGTTAGCCATGCTTCATCTG GAGGTCCGAAGAATCCACCATatcaaagggagaaaagaaCAAGTAACTTCACAGAGAGAGGTTCTGGACCTGCTCCTTTGCCCCAGCAAAAAACTAAAGATAATGCAGGAACTCATGTGACAAA AGCTCCTGTTGTTGTGGCAAATGGACCTTCTAATTTATCTAATGGCATCTCCACTTATGCCCCTACTCCGGAGTCTTCTGTGGATGATATTGTTATAGTCTCTGAAG CTTCTGCTTCTGGTGTTTCCTCTGCCTGGGATCCTGTAATAGCTCCCCCTCTTCCCCGGCAGTCAAGTGCAGGTCCAGTCAAACGTGAAATTGGGCTTAAGCGAATGCCTTCTGCAAATTCTGTGTACAAGAAGAAGGTTACCAATAAATCAGAAGCAACTGAGAAGGACCAAGGCTCTCAGCCTCCGCAGCCATCATTTACTGTAAATGAGGATCAATCTTTGACCACTGATCCATCTTCAGGAAAGGTTGATGGGCCAGTAGAAGAGGCTTCCATCTCATTAGAAG TGATTACATCTAAGGTTGCATCTGTGAAAGTTGAATCGGGCTCTCAATCTTTGCCAACATCAACTGTCACTGATAGCCAACATGTCACTTTTCCTAACCACTTTCAAGTCTCTGAAGCATTCAAGAATGGCTTGACTTTCGGAAGTTTCGATGCCAATTTTGGAGCAAGAACTGAGGTGGTTACTGACCCAGTTGGCAATGATAAATCCAATTTTGTTGCCGAATCTTCTCAAGAAAGTGATGAAAATGTTGAGGAATCTTCTCCAAG GAATCATCTTATTGTTGATATTGGTGATCATCCCCAACCCTCATCTCTTGGACATGAAGAGGTGCCGCCCTCTTCAGAGGAGAAAGTTTTAGGCAGTGGGGACTTCACACATGGAGAGCCAAAGCAGGACACTCTGTTGCCTCCAGAGGGCCCTCCAAATCCTGTCGTACAAGATGGCCCCAGCAATAGTTTTGGTTTTATACCACCCATGCTGGCAAACCCAAATGTTGTCCATTCTGAAGGATCTGAGCCTCAAGCAAGGGACATTTCTCGCCCTTCATATTTTGTT AATGGGAATGGTCCCGTCCTTTCTAGCCCTAGTCCAACTCCGACTCCTGCTGCACAGAGTTCCATGTCCGTGTCGCCACAACCCATCCCTGTTTTCAGGCAGCCCTATCCTCTCAACTACTTTCCTTATGGTCATTATCTCACGCCGGTCTACATGCCACCTATTCATCAGCTTCTGAGCCACAATGCGTTTGCCCAGCAGCCCTCAGCTGGCAATTTATATCTGCCACCAACTATGTCTGCTCCTGGGGTCAAGCTCCCATTCCCTATGTTCAAGCCAGGAACTAATACTGCCACTCCAATTGGAATTCCTTCCGGATATGGTGGATATGGTTCCACTTCAATGGGCTACACTGCTAGTGCGGCTGTGACGTCTGGAACTTCTGCCAGTAACGAGGATCTTGCAGCTTCTCAGTTAAAAGAAAACCATATCTACTCGACAGCACAGCTG CAGAGTGAAGGTCCAGCTGTCTGGATTCCCCCACTTGGTCAAGACCTCACGAGCCTGCAAGTGAACTCATTGTACAACCTACCACAAGGACAGCACGTCACCTTCTCTCCAGCACAGGCTGGTCATGGTGCCTTTGGGATGCAACAGCCTCCCCAGACCATGGCTGGTGCCCCTACTGCCCATCCACTTCTTCAGCAATCTCAGGGCGGGACTGTGGAGACCGTTGGACTACCCTCTGGTGCTTATCAGCTTCCTCAACACGCTCAGATTAATTGGAACGCTAATTTCTGA
- the LOC116189850 gene encoding GBF-interacting protein 1-like isoform X2, with translation MSSSGGGARVSIPDNVRKTIQNIREISGKQHTDEDVYAMLKDCAMDPNETAQKLLYLDTFHEVKSKRDKRKETTNSKVPDSKLTLDQGRGARGNRNPSVSHASSGGPKNPPYQREKRTSNFTERGSGPAPLPQQKTKDNAGTHVTKAPVVVANGPSNLSNGISTYAPTPESSVDDIVIVSEASASGVSSAWDPVIAPPLPRQSSAGPVKREIGLKRMPSANSVYKKKVTNKSEATEKDQGSQPPQPSFTVNEDQSLTTDPSSGKVDGPVEEASISLEVITSKVASVKVESGSQSLPTSTVTDSQHVTFPNHFQVSEAFKNGLTFGSFDANFGARTEVVTDPVGNDKSNFVAESSQESDENVEESSPRNHLIVDIGDHPQPSSLGHEEVPPSSEEKVLGSGDFTHGEPKQDTLLPPEGPPNPVVQDGPSNSFGFIPPMLANPNVVHSEGSEPQARDISRPSYFVNGNGPVLSSPSPTPTPAAQSSMSVSPQPIPVFRQPYPLNYFPYGHYLTPVYMPPIHQLLSHNAFAQQPSAGNLYLPPTMSAPGVKLPFPMFKPGTNTATPIGIPSGYGGYGSTSMGYTASAAVTSGTSASNEDLAASQLKENHIYSTAQLSEGPAVWIPPLGQDLTSLQVNSLYNLPQGQHVTFSPAQAGHGAFGMQQPPQTMAGAPTAHPLLQQSQGGTVETVGLPSGAYQLPQHAQINWNANF, from the exons ATGAGCAGCAGCGGCGGTGGCGCTAGGGTTTCGATCCCGGACAATGTGCGGAAGACGATTCAGAACATCAGAGAGATCAGCGGGAAGCAGCACACTGACGAGGATGTCTACGCAATGCTCAAGGATTGCGCCATGGATCCCAACGAGACCGCCCAGAAGCTCCTCTATTTag ACACATTTCATGAGGTCAAAAGCAAACGAGACAAGAGGAAGGAG ACTACAAATAGCAAGGTGCCTGATTCTAAATTGACATTGGATCAGGGACGAGGTGCTAGGGGCAATAGAAATCCTTCTGTTAGCCATGCTTCATCTG GAGGTCCGAAGAATCCACCATatcaaagggagaaaagaaCAAGTAACTTCACAGAGAGAGGTTCTGGACCTGCTCCTTTGCCCCAGCAAAAAACTAAAGATAATGCAGGAACTCATGTGACAAA AGCTCCTGTTGTTGTGGCAAATGGACCTTCTAATTTATCTAATGGCATCTCCACTTATGCCCCTACTCCGGAGTCTTCTGTGGATGATATTGTTATAGTCTCTGAAG CTTCTGCTTCTGGTGTTTCCTCTGCCTGGGATCCTGTAATAGCTCCCCCTCTTCCCCGGCAGTCAAGTGCAGGTCCAGTCAAACGTGAAATTGGGCTTAAGCGAATGCCTTCTGCAAATTCTGTGTACAAGAAGAAGGTTACCAATAAATCAGAAGCAACTGAGAAGGACCAAGGCTCTCAGCCTCCGCAGCCATCATTTACTGTAAATGAGGATCAATCTTTGACCACTGATCCATCTTCAGGAAAGGTTGATGGGCCAGTAGAAGAGGCTTCCATCTCATTAGAAG TGATTACATCTAAGGTTGCATCTGTGAAAGTTGAATCGGGCTCTCAATCTTTGCCAACATCAACTGTCACTGATAGCCAACATGTCACTTTTCCTAACCACTTTCAAGTCTCTGAAGCATTCAAGAATGGCTTGACTTTCGGAAGTTTCGATGCCAATTTTGGAGCAAGAACTGAGGTGGTTACTGACCCAGTTGGCAATGATAAATCCAATTTTGTTGCCGAATCTTCTCAAGAAAGTGATGAAAATGTTGAGGAATCTTCTCCAAG GAATCATCTTATTGTTGATATTGGTGATCATCCCCAACCCTCATCTCTTGGACATGAAGAGGTGCCGCCCTCTTCAGAGGAGAAAGTTTTAGGCAGTGGGGACTTCACACATGGAGAGCCAAAGCAGGACACTCTGTTGCCTCCAGAGGGCCCTCCAAATCCTGTCGTACAAGATGGCCCCAGCAATAGTTTTGGTTTTATACCACCCATGCTGGCAAACCCAAATGTTGTCCATTCTGAAGGATCTGAGCCTCAAGCAAGGGACATTTCTCGCCCTTCATATTTTGTT AATGGGAATGGTCCCGTCCTTTCTAGCCCTAGTCCAACTCCGACTCCTGCTGCACAGAGTTCCATGTCCGTGTCGCCACAACCCATCCCTGTTTTCAGGCAGCCCTATCCTCTCAACTACTTTCCTTATGGTCATTATCTCACGCCGGTCTACATGCCACCTATTCATCAGCTTCTGAGCCACAATGCGTTTGCCCAGCAGCCCTCAGCTGGCAATTTATATCTGCCACCAACTATGTCTGCTCCTGGGGTCAAGCTCCCATTCCCTATGTTCAAGCCAGGAACTAATACTGCCACTCCAATTGGAATTCCTTCCGGATATGGTGGATATGGTTCCACTTCAATGGGCTACACTGCTAGTGCGGCTGTGACGTCTGGAACTTCTGCCAGTAACGAGGATCTTGCAGCTTCTCAGTTAAAAGAAAACCATATCTACTCGACAGCACAGCTG AGTGAAGGTCCAGCTGTCTGGATTCCCCCACTTGGTCAAGACCTCACGAGCCTGCAAGTGAACTCATTGTACAACCTACCACAAGGACAGCACGTCACCTTCTCTCCAGCACAGGCTGGTCATGGTGCCTTTGGGATGCAACAGCCTCCCCAGACCATGGCTGGTGCCCCTACTGCCCATCCACTTCTTCAGCAATCTCAGGGCGGGACTGTGGAGACCGTTGGACTACCCTCTGGTGCTTATCAGCTTCCTCAACACGCTCAGATTAATTGGAACGCTAATTTCTGA
- the LOC116189967 gene encoding heterogeneous nuclear ribonucleoprotein 1, whose amino-acid sequence MGSKPKIDPHDDGASPGKIFIGGLAKDTTYAEFNKHFEKYGEITDSVIMKDRHTSQPRGFGFITFADPSVVDKVIEDTHIINGKQVEIKRTIPKGSGQSKDIRTKKIFVGGIPSMVTEDELMEFFSKHGKVVEHQIIRDHVTNRSRGFGFIIYDNEEVVDELLSKGNMIDMAGSTVEIKKAEPKKPSHPPPGPAYSSHSRGRSFSDSYAGFGPYDSFDGGYGPGPFRSQGGFGGRHAGGYGYGIGEYAGGYGLGGYRGQSSLGYSSRFGPYGGGFGGSYSSGGLGGYGRGGEGYGSYGGPGYDGGYDSGPGPSYGGPGGMYGRGGYSGSGRYHPYAR is encoded by the exons ATGGGCTCCAAGCCGAAGATCGATCCTCACGATGATGGCGCCAGCCCCGG GAAGATCTTCATCGGTGGACTGGCTAAGGACACGACATATG CTGAATTCAATAAGCACTTCGAAAAGTATGGGGAGATAACAGACTCTGTGATTATGAAAGATCGGCACACAAGTCAGCCCAGGGGCTTTGGGTTTATAACATTTGCAGATCCCTCAGTTGTTGACAAGGTTATTGAGGATACTCACATCATTAATGGAAAGCAG GTTGAGATCAAAAGGACTATTCCTAAAGGTTCAGGACAATCCAAGGATATTAGAACAAAGAAGATATTTGTTGGTGGCATACCATCAATGGTAACTGAAG ATGAGCTAATGGAATTTTTctcaaagcatggaaaagtgGTGGAACACCAAATAATCCGTGATCATGTTACCAACCGTTCTCGAGGTTTTGGATTTATTATCTATGATAATGAAGAAGTTGTGGATGAACTGTTATCTAAGGGAAACATGATTGACATGGCTGGTTCTACG GTGGAGATCAAGAAAGCTGAACCAAAGAAACCTTCGCATCCCCCACCTGGTCCTGCATACAGTAGCCATTCTAGGGGCCGCAGTTTCAGTGATAGCTATGCCGGTTTTGGTCCTTATGATAGCTTCGATGGAGGGTATGGACCTGGTCCTTTTAGGTCTCAGGGAGGCTTTGGTGGTAGGCATGCTGGTGGATATGGTTATGGCATAGGAGAGTATGCTGGTGGTTATGGATTAGGGGGTTACAGAGGTCAGTCTTCCCTTGGTTATTCTAGTCGTTTTGGGCCTTATGGTGGCGGGTTTGGTGGGAGTTATAGCAGCGGTGGTCTAGGTGGTTATGGTCGAGGAGGTGAAGGCTATGGTAGCTATGGAGGCCCAGGCTATGATGGCGGCTATGATTCTGGGCCAGGACCTAGTTATGGTGGGCCTGGTGGGATGTATGGAAGAGGTGGCTATAGCGGTAGTGGTCGATACCACCCTTATGCAAGGTAG